In Columba livia isolate bColLiv1 breed racing homer chromosome 16, bColLiv1.pat.W.v2, whole genome shotgun sequence, the DNA window AGTGTAAGATACCCAGGAGGAATCAGTCCACAGTGGCTGTCAACAGACGCTGCCACAGTCTGGTGCCTCCTGATGACACAAAGCCATCTCACCAGCCAAAAAGCATTTCTTGTCAGAAACCACGCAGGTTTTCTTTGTCATTTCCCCCTCTGAGAGCCTCAGCAgagagaacaggagctgagcagACGCTGAGGCACACGCATGTGGAGGTGATGTTGTTCTAGGGAGGACGGGCACTGCGCAGACAGACTCTCTAACCGTTCTGTGAAATGTGCTTCTGCGTACATCGTGTAGCGGCAGTAAAATGTCATCTGGGGTTTTTGTGGCATGAAGCAGAGAACACaaggaaaattttgaaaaagtaGCATGTGTTCTCGTAGGGGTTGGACGCTGGTCTAAACTTTCCCGGTTTTCTCCCAAAAGGCACATGGCCACGCACTCTGCTCAGAAGCCTCACCAGTGTATGTACTGTGAGAAGATGTTTCACCGGAAGGATCACCTACGCAACCACCTGCAGACCCACGACCCCAACAAGGAGGCTCTGCACTGTCCTGAGTGCGGCAAGAACTACAACACCAAGCTCGGCTTCAGGCGCCACCTGGCCATGCACGCGGCTGCCAGCGGTGACCTCAGCTGCAAGGTGTGTCTGCAGACGTTCGAAAGCACCCAGGTCCTGCTGGAGCACCTCAAAGCTCACTCTAGGCGGGCTTCTGGCGGAGCCAAGGAAAAGAAGCATCCGTGTGACCACTGTGACAGGCGCTTCTACACCCGCAAAGATGTGCGGAGACACTTGGTTGTGCACACGGGGCGGAAGGACTTCTTGTGCCAGTACTGTGCCCAGAGGTTTGGGCGCAAGGATCATCTGACCAGGCACATGAAGAAAAGCCACTCCCAGGAACTGCTGAAGATTAAGACAGAGCCGGTGGACATGCTGGGgctcctgagctgcagctcGTCTGTGGCGGTGAAAGAGGAGCTGAGTCCCGTCCTGTGCATGGCATCCAGAGACGTGATGGGTGGGAAGAGCTTCCCTGGCATGTTGCCTGTGGGCATGTACAGCACACACCTCCAAACCATGCCCAGCTCAGGGATGCCCCATTCGCTGGTTCCTAATTCTCTTCCCATGGGAATGAGCTACCCTCTGGAGtcttctcccatctcctccccacCGCAACCTCCTCCAAAGTATCAGCTTGGATCTACCTCATATTTGCCTGAGAAACTACCCAAAGTAGAGGTGGACAGCTTTCTGTCGGACTTCCCTGGCAGCCTGTCTCTCTCAGCTGGTGAGCCTCAGTCCTCTTCGCCTCAGCCACCCCCCCTGGATGAGGCTTTGCTTTCCAAGAGCCCTGCGAACCTGTCAGAGGCTCTCTGTGCTGCTAACATGGACTTCTCTCATCTTCTTGGCTTCCTCCCCCTCAATCTTCCTCCTTGCAATCCCCCTGTATCGTCAGGGGGATTGGTCATGGGCTACTCACAGGGGGAGACACAGCCACTGCTCACCACTTTGCAACATCAACCTCAAGAATCTCCCGGAGCTGGGGCCTCACTGAACTTTGGGCCCCTTCACTCATTGCCCCCTGTCTTCACCTCCAGCTTGAGCACAACCACACTGCCACGGTTCCACCAAGCGTTCCAGTGAGCTGAAAACAGCGCTGGAGAACAGATCTTTCAGTCACCGTTTTGTGGAAAGCCTTAAAAACGCACaactcttccttccctttgggGTTCGAAAGCTttgcaaagctgtttcagaCGGGAGGTTTCTGATCTCTGGAGGGAGCACTTGTAGACTGGAACAGCAGATATCCCCGTGCAAGTCCCAGTCCTGTACAGCAAAAAGATTTCAGCTAATAGACTGGATATATTTTATCTAATTTTTAATCTGTGAATCAGGAGCCGCGCTTAGCACTGACCTTCCCTGAGATCCCGAAGTGATGTTCCTCTTTGGGAAGGGACTGTCCCTGAGAAGGAGTTGAGACTCACTCATCTTGGGCTAAACTTCTGAAGAGTCCAGCTTCCATTTCATGTTCTCACACTGCAATTCTGGCGAACCAGCCAATACCTCCCCACGGAGAAGGAGGAGCAGTCAAGATTCCCGCTCTGTATGAAGCCAATGGGGAAGGGGCTCCCCTTCCCCACTACCTCTCCCCACCACCTCGCACCACTTTCTCCACCCAACGCAGCTTACTCCACATCAGTGTTAAGCACCAAGACCCGTTTACATAGCAATTTCAGAGACATCACCTCATTCATCCTTGCAGAGCCGTTAAACTCATCACAGTGAACATTGTTTACACAGCACAAATCTGTTTCCACCAGTACAAACATAGGAGGCACCAGAATACACTGGGTTTATGTCTGGTGTAGCTAGAACACTGTTTACACAATGAAGTCAGGTTGCACTGATTTCTCTTCACATATCATGTTCTTCCCCCATGGGGAAATACACTTTTGCTTTTCGGACCAGTTCAGCCTCTGCCACTGTAGGCAGCAGCTTCCTGCTGTTCTCTCTGGTTACCCACGTGTCGAGGGGACGGAGCAGCTCCGGCAGCTTTGCTCAGGTTTGCGGTGTGCAGGTAGAGCCCTTTACGTATCTCCCACAGGCAAACAGGTCGTGCGTCTGTTCTCAAAACCAAAGCGCATGACAAAGCTGGGTCAGGAGCTGGGGCGGCAGCGACGAATCCTGTCACAGCAGGATGGACAAGTTCGGGCTGAGGCTCCTGCGCTGGAGGTTCCTGTGGGATGAGGAACAGAGCACGAGTTTCTAGGTTGTTTTTACCACAACAGTTCAGTGAGGTCAGTACCTTTTGCCTTATCCACAAAGCAGTCTCAAGAGATTATTTTTACCTCTGTCCTGGGGTGATAACATCCAGGAATTGGGGGGGGAATATTGGTCCCAGCTTCATGTACATTCTGCCAGTGTATTTGAAGCGCTTGCCCCAACACTAATAGTGCTCACAAACGCAGAGGGTTTCGGTCTGCGTCACCCCGTCACTGCAGATTTGGGTCCACTGGCCTTTTTGTTGTTCTCTCCTTTTTGAGCTTTGCCTCCCGAAGTTCAAGTTctgcttcccctgctccctgccccactTCTTAAATTCTTCCACGGACCGTCTGCACTGAGGACAGAGGGGTCACACGCTCAgtgacagcagctgctggtgtcaCATAGCATCTGTGTCACCTCCTGCTCTTGTTTTCCTGGGCACTTGTACTGTAGATGGCAACGTACGGAGGTTGATCTCACTGTACGTTGGTGCGTGTTTATGAAAACAGATGCAGATCTTCGTACCTCAGTGTGGAAGAACCATCGTAGGCCAACATAAACCAGAAAGTCTGTCGATACTGTTGTCTATAAATctagaaaatgcaaaaatctaCCTCTACTCTGTTCTCGCAGCTCCGTCAGTGAAGCCAGCTGCTGTCCCCCCTCGCATTCCCAGTACACCCAGTATACCCAGTGCATATTGCCTTCCACTGAGCCACTGACCCCACAGCGGGACGCCCGCCGTGCCTTGGTCATTCACAAGCTTGTTCCCCCTCCGTTTTCCTcaagaattttgtttttaatttagcttAGTAATTCTTCCCAGAATGACTGTTTAGCGATCCACTGATTCTCCAGACCATAGATCAGTTGTTTTAGGTTAGCCAGCAATGCTGCAAGTAATACTTTTGTATCAAAATGTAATATAAGATTTATTTACCTCAGCAATATCCTGTGGCAATGATCCCCGAGTTAAATGCAGTACTTTCTCTTCTCCGTCAGAGTTGCCTTGCGAAGCTCACGAGTGCCTTCTTGTTCTCTAACCCAGAAAAGGTAAAGGGAGCGTTTCAACTCAGCTCCTCTTTGCCACCATCGAATACCTCAGGCCTTTCTattgctttgctctttgcaaattaAAGAGTTTTACACTGTTATTGATGATATGCAAGCCTTATCCCTATcttcagaggatttttttttttgagaaatcaaTGCTCAGAACTGATCACTTACAGCACGTGAGGATTATCAGACTTATGCAATGCCATCGTccaccctctgctgctgcagagcgtTCAGCTCTCTTGCTCTTTGCCTGCATTGTACTCCAACCAGGTGTCAGCACTGGAATTCCTTTAGCAGCAGTAGCTAAACTTAGAGCCAGGCATCTTTTTCCTGCCAGTAGTCTGTCAAAGAATAAATGGAATTCATTTTGCTATTATTTGCACGTGTGATTTGCTTTCCACAGCCATTCTAGCAAGCAGAATCATAATAACATTTGCCAATGGAAGTCTAACCCGGCAAAGGGAGCATGTTCagaggcagctggagctgaCACGAGGTATTTGCTCTGGAAAATGGATTTGAAGTTCCTGTTCCACAACAAAGCTCATAATGTGCAAGTATTTTGTCAGCCAGTCTAAACTAATAAGGCTGCTTCTGTTTGAAATAGTAAAGTAAGGGTACaattcacaaaataaattatttcttgagGCCAGTTAGCGAACCTGTTCACCCGTTCATAAGAAAAAACTGTGGGCATCTGAGCTGCACCACTTGGGAGCCGGAGTTCATGAGGAGCCACGTACTGGGTGGTTGTGGACATGGGCAGCAGGCGGCTCAGCCAAGCTCCAGGTGCGgctggggacgtggggacacagGCAGCAGGTGGCTCAGCCGAGCTCCCGATGCAGCTGCAATGCGGTGCTGAACGTGCCGCCCTGCGAGGAGGGGACGGGGCAGCGCACCCCAgattgctgctctgctgggtaCAGATGGAAGGGAACGGAACCGCTGGGCTGGTTATGGGTTATAAGAACTCAGTGTCATCCCAGAAAGGGTTTGGTCTGGTTTTTGGTTTAAGTCAAGATTTAGGGGTGTATAAGCCAATGTGTTGCTTTCTCCCCCAATGCCATTATTAATGCGGGGAACAGGAGGCTATGGGACGGGCAGTGAACCCAGTGCTGACGTTGGCATTGGGGATCACCGGGGAgcccaggcagggctgtgggtaCAGGAGTCAGCCGGGACAAATACACATTAAACCATCTTGGGAGGCACAAAAAGCCCGAGATGAGCAGCCACAGCAAAGAATTGGTCAGGAGAATTAagtaaagaaacattttaaagtatgGCTGACTCAGGGAGTTCAAGTCCCACAGGAAATGTGCAGACTGTGAAGGACAGGATGTGAACATGCTAGTGACTATAAATTAGACCACAGATTCTCCAAAGGACAAGGACACAACACCCCAGTGGAAAGCAGAATGATTGCAGCTCACTCGTTAGAACCTCGCAGGCCAAGgcagctcctggcagcagagGCTTCACTCACCCGTCCGGCCTCCCCGGCTCCCATCTCTGGAGCTATGCAAAACTCTGAAGATCTTTTTCCTCATGGGATTACGACTCGCTCAAAATGCACATGTATGAAGGGACAACACGTTAACATGCGTTTGCTTTCACCGAATTTCCCTTGACAGAATATCCACGCTCGGTGTTTTGACAGACCCGTTCAGCAGCCTCACAATAGCGCCTGCTCTTCAGCCTCGGTGTTGAAAAACGGTGTCACTTCAGTGAGAGTCCCTTTGTTCCCTCCAGTACATTGATGATTTCAGTACTTTTGTTGGGAGCCCAGCTCTTTGTTCTTTAATTCCTTCCTTGCTGACAGGCGAACAGCAGCTGCTTGTAAGATTTCCTGCAGTTCACTGGAAAAGCCCCATTTCCTTTCTCTACCCTTGCATCACCTTTGCTATCTGGACAGAATAAGCCCACAGAGACACTTGCTACTGCCTGCAATTAAAATTTCCACCAAGAGATCTTCAAAGATGCTCTCCCCATCACCCCGTTGTCTCACTGGTCCTCTCTAATCCTGTTTCCTCGGGATCACTGGATCCTCCCTCAGGTGCCTATTTTCAGTTAACTGCCTGTGGATATTCTGCCACTGAGAGTGAAGTGGATGAACAGCTCAAACAGAACCACTTCATTAAAACTTCACGGGTTTCCGTCTGCTATCCAAAATTTGCTTCTTAACCGTAACttgttcttgtgtttttccTGATTCTCGGCGATGGGCATCGCCGCCTGAAGCTGTGACTCCAACCCTGCCCAACGCCCGCTTGGAAGGGCAGTTTGGTTCAGCTTGGGCTGCTGGGCCGGGACTTGGGCAACCCGGACAGTTGTCACTCCTGTCGCTGGCCCCTCTTGCCCTGGCTGTGCCTGGTTCCCCACAACGCCACGGCAATGCCAAGCTGCCGAGAAATACACCGATCCACACACAGCTTCCTTACAGGGCCGCTACGTCCCGCTCCTCTCCTGTCCCCACCACCATGTCCCTGGTGTCAGCAAACCCCACTCAGGTTCTGCTGTCTCCACCACATCAGGCTCCCCCAGCCTGTGACCTTCTCACTTCATCCCGCTGAGGAACGGGATCCTGGATGAATCCTGCCACAGATTTCAGCCATTCTGGAGCTCCCAGAAAGGAGTTTTCTCCTCC includes these proteins:
- the PLAGL2 gene encoding zinc finger protein PLAGL2; translation: MTAFFPSVPNWIQDAKQEEEETGWKLVPRARGEETESQGKCQCEISESSFPTADKLRTHPLSHPEQRPYNCPQLHCGKAFASKYKLYRHMATHSAQKPHQCMYCEKMFHRKDHLRNHLQTHDPNKEALHCPECGKNYNTKLGFRRHLAMHAAASGDLSCKVCLQTFESTQVLLEHLKAHSRRASGGAKEKKHPCDHCDRRFYTRKDVRRHLVVHTGRKDFLCQYCAQRFGRKDHLTRHMKKSHSQELLKIKTEPVDMLGLLSCSSSVAVKEELSPVLCMASRDVMGGKSFPGMLPVGMYSTHLQTMPSSGMPHSLVPNSLPMGMSYPLESSPISSPPQPPPKYQLGSTSYLPEKLPKVEVDSFLSDFPGSLSLSAGEPQSSSPQPPPLDEALLSKSPANLSEALCAANMDFSHLLGFLPLNLPPCNPPVSSGGLVMGYSQGETQPLLTTLQHQPQESPGAGASLNFGPLHSLPPVFTSSLSTTTLPRFHQAFQ